Proteins encoded within one genomic window of Eublepharis macularius isolate TG4126 chromosome 10, MPM_Emac_v1.0, whole genome shotgun sequence:
- the GUCY1B1 gene encoding guanylate cyclase soluble subunit beta-1 isoform X3, with product MRAPSFRCTDAEKGKGLILHYYSEREGLQDIVIGIIKTVAQQIHGTEIDMKVVQQRNEECDHIQFLIEEKESKEEDFYEDLDRFEENGTQESRISPYTFCKAFPFHIIFDRDLVVTQCGNAIYRVLPQLQPGYCNLLSVFSLVRPHIDISFHGILSHINTVFVLRSKEGLLDVEKLECEDELTGTEISCLRLKGQMIYLPEADSILFLCSPSVMNLDDLTRRGLYLSDIPLHDATRDLVLLGEQFREEYKLTQELEILTDRLQHTLRALEDEKKKTDTLLYSVLPPSVANELRHKRPVPAKRYDNVTILFSGIVGFNPFCSKHASGEGAMKIVNLLNDLYTRFDILTDSRRNPFVYKVETVGDKYMTVSGLPEPCIHHARSICHLALDMMEIAGQVQVDGESVQITIGIHTGEVVTGVIGQRMPRYCLFGNTVNLTSRTETTGEKGKINVSEYTYRCLMSPENSDPQFHLEHRGPVSMKGKKEPMQVWFLSRKCTETEEVTHDAN from the exons GTTGTTCAACAAAGAAATGAAGAATGTGATCACATTCAGTTTTTAATTGAAGAGAAAGAGTCTAAAGAAGAGGATTTTTATGAAGACCTGGACAGATTTGAAGAGAATGGCACACAAGAGTCTCGCATCAGTCCTTACACTTTTTGTAAGGCTTTCCCTTTTCATATTATATTTGATAGAGATCTTGTTGTCACCCAGTGTGGCAATGCAATATACAGAGTCCTTCCACAG CTCCAGCCAGGATACTGCAATCTCTTATCTGTATTTTCTTTGGTTCGGCCACATATTGATATAAGTTTCCATGGAATCCTCTCACATATCAATACTGTCTTTGTTTTGAGGAGCAAG GAAGGGCTGTTGGATGTGGAAAAGCTGGAGTGTGAAGATGAATTAACTGGTACCGAAATTAGCTGCTTACGACTTAAGGGTCAGATGATCTACTTACCTGAAGCAGATAGTATTCTCTTTCTTTGTTCTCCAAG TGTGATGAATTTGGATGACTTAACAAGAAGAGGGCTATATCTTAGTGATATTCCATTGCATGATGCTACCCGTGACTTAGTACTTCTGGGAGAGCAGTTCAGAGAGGAATACAAGCTGACCCAAGAGTTGGAAATACTAACGGACAGGCTTCAGCACACATTACGAGCATTGGAAGATGAGAAAAAAAAGACAGACAC GCTTCTGTATTCTGTCCTTCCTCCATCTGTGGCCAACGAGCTGAGACACAAGCGCCCTGTGCCAGCGAAGCGGTATGATAACGTGACCATACTTTTTAGTGGCATTGTGGGATTCAACCCCTTCTGCAGTAAACATGCCTCTGGAGAAGGAGCCATGAAAATTGTCAATCTTTTAAATGATCTTTACACTAGATTTGATATTCTGACTGATTCACGAAGGAATCCCTTTGTTTATAAG GTTGAGACAGTGGGAGACAAGTATATGACAGTAAGTGGCTTGCCAGAGCCATGTATTCATCATGCCCGTTCTATCTGCCACTTAGCATTGGATATGATGGAAATTGCTGGACAGGTTCAAGTTGATGGAGAATCTGTGCAG ATAACCATAGGCATTCATACAGGAGAAGTAGTTACTGGTGTCATTGGCCAAAGGATGCCTCGTTATTGCCTTTTTGGAAACACTGTTAACCTAACAAGTCGAACAGAAACCACTGGAGAAAAGGGGAAGATCAATGTTTCTGAATATACCTACAG GTGTCTTATGAGTCCTGAAAATTCAGACCCACAATTCCACCTGGAACACAGAGGTCCTGTTTCTATGAAGGGTAAAAAAGAACCAATGCAAGTTTGGTTTTTGTCCAGAAAGTGCACAGAGACGGAG GAAGTAACGCATGATGCTAACTAA